One Rubripirellula amarantea DNA segment encodes these proteins:
- the topA gene encoding type I DNA topoisomerase encodes MAKSKGKSLVIVESPAKARTIAKYLGTGYQVEASIGHVRDLPAGKKDVPEKYKAEPWAYLGVNTDDNFEPLYIVPDEKKKQVKKLKDALKDADELYLATDEDREGEAISWHLQELLKPKVPVHRLVFHEITKTAIENALKSTRRIDDSLVRAQETRRILDRLYGFDMSNLLWRKIGKGTSAGRVQSVAVRLIVDRERERIAFVDSTYWDLEAVFATGKKENFSATLSSVEGRRIPRGSDFDSSTGKLKNTDLLQLGESEANELATKLRTAEFRVTKVEVKPFSQKPLPPFTTSTMQQEANRKLGFTAKRTMSAAQRLYENGYITYMRTDSTTLSTEAIGAARDLVRSEYGENFLHPSVRTYAGKVKNAQEAHEAVRPAGTPFKVPDTVRGELDSDQFRLFDLIWKRTVACQMADARKQRMSVTIEGGGATFTASGTSILFEGFLRAYVEGSDNPELELANKESILPAVEESEKLDADNIEPKSHTTQPPARYTEASLTRTLEERGIGRPSTYASIIGTITDERRNYIFKKGSALVPTWRAFSVTRLMEQHFGTLVDYEFTAQLEDFLDSISRDEAASQEYLRKFYFGDDSDDKHNVGLKERLVAKLEEIDPKQSAMFSLGIPESGEHREEVYVRVGKFGPYLEQGERTASIPDGMPPDEMDLARGLELLEAGQVEEEPIGIHPETGKPIYVKVGRFGPYIQLGDPDDEEKRNQGLLKDMTVEDLTLEMACKLLTLPRTLGDNPENGQPIQAFDGRYGPYIKCEKDTRSLPAGVSPLEVTLEEAITLLKQPKTRGRGTPKEPLRVYEKPSPITEGEVKILDGRFGPYVTDGETNASLRKGMEPKEMTFEAALDLLAERAAKGPTKKKKKKATKKKATKKKATKKTATKKKAAKKKAAKKATTKKKGVAKKKS; translated from the coding sequence ATGGCCAAAAGCAAAGGTAAGAGCTTGGTGATTGTCGAATCACCAGCCAAAGCTCGAACGATCGCCAAGTACCTCGGTACCGGCTACCAAGTCGAAGCCAGTATTGGGCACGTCCGCGACCTGCCAGCCGGAAAAAAAGATGTTCCCGAGAAGTACAAGGCTGAGCCTTGGGCGTACCTGGGTGTCAACACAGACGACAATTTCGAACCGCTATACATCGTTCCGGATGAGAAAAAGAAGCAGGTCAAAAAGCTCAAAGATGCCCTGAAAGACGCCGACGAACTTTATCTGGCGACGGACGAAGACCGCGAAGGAGAAGCGATCTCGTGGCATCTGCAGGAACTGCTCAAGCCGAAGGTCCCGGTCCATCGGTTAGTTTTCCACGAAATCACGAAGACCGCGATCGAAAATGCGTTGAAATCAACGCGTCGTATCGACGATAGCCTCGTCAGGGCCCAGGAAACGCGACGCATCTTGGACCGGCTCTACGGGTTCGACATGTCGAATCTGCTGTGGCGAAAAATCGGCAAGGGCACCAGTGCGGGACGAGTCCAAAGCGTTGCCGTTCGATTGATCGTCGATCGTGAGCGAGAGCGCATCGCGTTCGTGGATTCGACGTACTGGGACCTCGAAGCTGTTTTCGCAACGGGCAAAAAAGAAAATTTCTCGGCAACCCTGTCTTCGGTTGAAGGACGTCGGATTCCCCGAGGCAGCGACTTTGATTCGTCGACCGGAAAGCTCAAAAACACCGATTTGCTGCAACTCGGTGAATCGGAAGCCAATGAGCTTGCAACTAAGCTACGCACCGCTGAATTTCGCGTCACCAAAGTTGAGGTCAAACCTTTCTCGCAGAAGCCTCTGCCGCCGTTTACGACCAGTACGATGCAGCAGGAAGCCAACCGCAAACTCGGTTTCACCGCCAAACGCACCATGAGTGCCGCGCAACGGTTGTACGAAAACGGTTATATCACCTACATGCGGACCGACTCGACGACGCTTAGCACCGAAGCGATCGGCGCTGCTCGCGACCTAGTTCGTAGCGAATACGGCGAAAACTTCCTGCACCCAAGCGTGCGAACGTACGCTGGAAAGGTCAAGAACGCTCAAGAGGCTCACGAGGCTGTTCGTCCCGCCGGAACTCCCTTTAAGGTTCCTGACACAGTTCGCGGCGAACTGGATTCGGATCAATTTCGCTTGTTCGATTTGATCTGGAAACGAACGGTAGCCTGTCAAATGGCAGACGCTCGCAAACAACGCATGAGCGTCACGATCGAGGGTGGCGGTGCCACGTTTACCGCAAGTGGAACGTCAATCTTGTTTGAAGGTTTCTTGCGAGCCTACGTCGAAGGCAGTGATAACCCAGAACTAGAACTGGCCAATAAAGAATCGATCCTGCCAGCGGTCGAAGAATCGGAAAAACTAGATGCGGACAACATCGAACCCAAGAGCCACACCACGCAACCGCCCGCTCGATACACCGAAGCTTCCCTGACGCGAACGCTCGAAGAACGCGGTATCGGACGCCCCAGTACGTACGCGTCGATCATTGGCACGATCACTGACGAACGACGCAATTACATTTTCAAAAAGGGATCCGCACTGGTTCCCACATGGCGTGCTTTTAGCGTCACGCGGCTGATGGAACAGCACTTCGGAACCCTGGTCGACTACGAGTTCACCGCCCAACTCGAAGACTTTCTCGATTCGATCAGTCGCGACGAAGCGGCGAGCCAAGAGTATTTGCGAAAGTTTTATTTCGGCGATGATTCCGATGACAAACACAATGTCGGACTGAAAGAACGACTAGTCGCAAAGCTTGAAGAAATCGATCCTAAGCAATCCGCCATGTTCTCGCTGGGCATTCCGGAATCGGGTGAGCACCGCGAAGAAGTTTACGTTCGAGTTGGAAAATTTGGACCGTACTTGGAACAGGGCGAACGGACCGCATCGATTCCCGACGGCATGCCTCCGGATGAAATGGATCTAGCTCGCGGACTTGAACTGCTTGAGGCTGGTCAAGTCGAAGAGGAGCCGATCGGCATCCACCCCGAAACCGGGAAGCCGATTTATGTGAAGGTTGGTCGTTTTGGCCCCTACATTCAACTGGGCGATCCGGACGATGAAGAGAAACGCAATCAAGGCCTGCTTAAGGATATGACCGTCGAGGACCTGACGCTCGAAATGGCGTGCAAGTTATTGACGTTACCAAGAACGCTCGGTGATAACCCCGAAAACGGTCAACCGATTCAAGCGTTCGATGGACGGTACGGACCTTACATCAAATGCGAAAAGGACACTCGATCATTGCCCGCCGGTGTGTCGCCATTGGAGGTGACTCTCGAAGAGGCGATTACCTTACTTAAGCAACCCAAGACTCGAGGCCGAGGCACACCCAAAGAACCGCTGCGTGTTTATGAAAAACCTTCGCCGATCACCGAAGGCGAAGTCAAAATTCTCGATGGCCGATTTGGTCCTTACGTCACTGATGGCGAAACCAATGCGTCGCTTCGAAAAGGGATGGAACCCAAAGAAATGACGTTCGAAGCCGCGTTAGACCTGTTGGCCGAACGTGCGGCCAAGGGTCCTACCAAGAAGAAGAAAAAGAAGGCAACCAAGAAGAAAGCCACCAAGAAAAAGGCGACGAAAAAAACGGCCACGAAGAAGAAAGCTGCCAAGAAGAAGGCTGCTAAGAAGGCAACGACCAAGAAAAAAGGCGTCGCCAAGAAAAAGTCCTAA
- a CDS encoding DUF6800 family protein → MPSGIERRREIRRRRTRRKNVAKVLARAKAGTMEKAEAVRKLRLMTPGADIIIEREKLAT, encoded by the coding sequence ATGCCTTCAGGAATCGAACGCCGTCGCGAAATTCGCCGCCGCCGCACCCGCCGCAAGAACGTTGCCAAAGTACTCGCCCGAGCAAAGGCAGGAACGATGGAAAAAGCGGAAGCCGTCCGCAAGCTTCGCCTGATGACTCCCGGCGCCGACATCATCATCGAACGCGAAAAACTGGCTACCTAG
- a CDS encoding DegT/DnrJ/EryC1/StrS family aminotransferase has product MSFPKFAVPTWPPQWTEIFDATDRCLKSGRWGQYRSETQARLTSRLAKLVDVSSDHLRLCCSGTAAIECSLRAAGVGPGDEVVVAAFDYPGNVRCIEMVGAKPVLVDVNPDDPCMNIDSVAAAAGDRVKAVIASHLFGHAFDVSRIGKLCRERNWVLIEDACQVKGMKIAGARAGSFGDFATFSFGGSKVITAGAGGAIVARSARHAAKLASILDRPSETFPMSPLQCAVIEPQLDRLQEMHAIRNDCASYLVSELRDRTPSWQWLPSPLGADSAYYKLAVLAASAQQRARIVTLADQHGFLLGAGFRSLHRASERRCRKPVELKFSAMLGDRLFLIDQRLLLCEPEVRSQYVDVLMHIYHECMES; this is encoded by the coding sequence ATGAGTTTCCCGAAGTTTGCCGTTCCGACGTGGCCGCCCCAATGGACGGAAATTTTTGATGCAACAGATCGTTGTTTGAAGAGTGGCCGATGGGGGCAGTATCGCAGCGAAACGCAGGCTCGCTTGACGTCTCGCTTGGCGAAATTGGTGGACGTGTCGTCGGATCACCTTCGATTGTGCTGCAGCGGCACAGCGGCAATCGAGTGCTCTTTGCGTGCCGCTGGTGTGGGCCCAGGTGACGAGGTTGTGGTTGCCGCCTTCGACTATCCCGGCAACGTGCGGTGCATCGAAATGGTGGGTGCCAAACCCGTGTTGGTTGACGTCAATCCAGACGATCCCTGCATGAACATCGACTCGGTGGCTGCAGCCGCCGGCGACCGAGTGAAAGCCGTCATTGCGTCTCATCTCTTCGGACATGCATTTGATGTTTCGCGGATTGGCAAATTATGCCGCGAACGAAACTGGGTGTTGATCGAAGACGCTTGCCAAGTGAAGGGAATGAAGATTGCCGGCGCAAGAGCTGGTAGTTTTGGAGACTTTGCAACGTTCAGTTTCGGCGGAAGCAAAGTTATAACCGCGGGTGCCGGCGGTGCGATTGTGGCCAGGAGTGCACGCCACGCCGCGAAGTTGGCCAGCATCCTGGATCGGCCGAGCGAGACGTTTCCGATGAGCCCGTTGCAGTGCGCGGTGATTGAGCCGCAATTGGACCGGTTGCAAGAAATGCACGCGATTCGCAACGATTGCGCGAGTTATTTGGTAAGCGAACTACGTGACCGGACGCCGAGTTGGCAATGGTTACCCTCGCCTTTGGGGGCCGATTCTGCCTACTACAAACTCGCGGTCTTGGCTGCATCGGCTCAACAGCGTGCTCGCATTGTCACCTTGGCAGACCAGCACGGATTTCTGCTCGGAGCGGGTTTTCGATCCCTGCATCGAGCGAGTGAGCGAAGATGTCGCAAGCCGGTCGAACTGAAGTTTTCAGCAATGCTGGGCGATAGGTTGTTTCTGATCGACCAGCGGTTGCTGCTTTGCGAACCAGAAGTGCGTTCGCAGTATGTCGATGTGCTGATGCACATCTACCATGAATGCATGGAAAGCTAG
- the rho gene encoding transcription termination factor Rho translates to MAKKKRSNRGRGPDSSQGSGGSSGNNNGKPRTRRRRRGGGGGGGGGQGGGLNGASAGSGGGGVDREPEVNNDAPLIEGEGILELHPNGYGFLRGTANNYARERSDPFVPGTMIERFGLRQGVYLKTMVQDARRQQGPRVREILDVDGMSPEAYPDVKSFDTLTPINPEEFLRLEVGKKPITNRVIDLLTPMGKGQRALIVAPPRSGKTIMMQDIAAGIAENHPEVKLMVLLIDERPEEVTDMKRNIRNGEVIASSLDMDVESHVRLSQLVIDRAKRLSEMGQDVFLMLDSITRLARAFNKWVGKSGRGRATGTGGLDVSAMDIPKKLFATARAFQEGGSLTVVGTALVDTNSRMDEAIFQEFKGTGNLEIVLDRRLADRRVWPSIDISQSGTRREELLLDEETYEAVTMLRRTLSSMHPCDAMEQLSKQLGRFESNAEFIKLISGASASF, encoded by the coding sequence ATGGCGAAAAAGAAACGCTCAAACCGAGGTCGCGGTCCTGATTCTTCTCAGGGCTCTGGCGGCTCTTCTGGTAACAACAACGGTAAACCACGCACCCGACGTCGACGCCGCGGAGGCGGCGGAGGAGGCGGAGGCGGACAAGGCGGTGGCCTAAACGGTGCTAGTGCCGGTTCCGGTGGCGGTGGAGTCGACCGCGAACCAGAGGTCAACAACGATGCCCCGCTTATCGAAGGCGAAGGCATCTTGGAATTGCATCCCAACGGATACGGTTTCCTTCGCGGCACGGCCAACAATTACGCTCGTGAACGCAGCGATCCATTTGTCCCCGGCACAATGATCGAACGCTTTGGACTTCGCCAAGGTGTCTACCTGAAGACGATGGTTCAGGACGCTCGCCGCCAACAAGGCCCTCGCGTGCGTGAAATTCTGGACGTCGATGGCATGTCGCCCGAGGCCTATCCGGACGTGAAGTCATTCGACACTCTCACACCGATCAACCCAGAAGAATTCTTGCGGTTAGAAGTCGGGAAGAAACCAATCACGAATCGTGTGATTGACCTGCTTACCCCGATGGGCAAAGGCCAACGTGCCCTGATCGTTGCTCCACCTCGCAGTGGTAAGACGATCATGATGCAAGACATCGCCGCCGGCATCGCCGAGAACCATCCGGAAGTCAAGTTGATGGTGCTTCTTATCGACGAACGTCCGGAAGAAGTCACCGACATGAAGCGAAACATTCGCAATGGTGAAGTGATCGCGAGCAGCCTGGACATGGACGTGGAAAGTCACGTTCGCTTGAGTCAGTTGGTTATCGACCGGGCCAAGCGTTTATCAGAAATGGGTCAGGACGTTTTCTTGATGCTCGATTCAATCACACGTCTCGCTCGTGCGTTCAATAAATGGGTAGGCAAGTCCGGCCGAGGACGTGCAACTGGCACCGGCGGATTAGACGTCAGCGCGATGGACATTCCCAAGAAGCTGTTCGCGACTGCTCGTGCGTTCCAGGAGGGCGGGTCGCTCACTGTGGTGGGCACCGCGCTGGTTGACACTAACAGCCGAATGGATGAAGCGATTTTCCAAGAGTTCAAAGGAACGGGTAATCTAGAAATCGTACTCGACCGGCGGCTTGCCGATCGTCGCGTGTGGCCTTCGATCGACATCTCGCAAAGTGGTACTCGCCGCGAAGAATTGTTGCTTGACGAGGAAACCTACGAAGCTGTCACGATGCTGCGAAGAACACTTTCGAGCATGCATCCTTGCGACGCGATGGAACAGCTCAGTAAGCAACTCGGTCGCTTCGAAAGCAATGCTGAATTCATTAAGCTAATTAGCGGTGCTAGCGCATCGTTCTAG
- a CDS encoding response regulator, whose product MTNRLRIVIADDEADIRHGFRRLLCKLNCDVVGEAADGLELVVVCLSSQPDLVITDVQMPKLSGLEAAKRIAQSQMIPVIVVSAHERPNEQELGFVTDFLLKPISGPELQAAISRACPGR is encoded by the coding sequence ATGACGAACCGCCTAAGAATCGTAATCGCTGACGATGAAGCAGACATACGGCACGGATTTCGGCGTTTGCTTTGCAAACTGAACTGCGATGTAGTCGGCGAGGCAGCCGATGGTCTGGAACTTGTCGTTGTGTGTCTTTCATCGCAACCCGATCTGGTAATCACCGACGTTCAGATGCCTAAGTTGTCCGGGCTCGAGGCGGCAAAACGAATTGCTCAGAGCCAGATGATTCCCGTCATCGTGGTATCGGCCCACGAACGGCCAAATGAACAAGAATTGGGCTTCGTCACGGATTTTCTATTAAAGCCTATCAGTGGGCCAGAATTGCAAGCCGCTATCTCGCGAGCATGTCCTGGCAGATAG
- a CDS encoding ATP-binding protein, translating to MNRPENLRQHDLLETDLRGQTLVLKRLAEGASLDEVLHTLIDVAEESRPEMIASVLLVDMESGRLRSGASRRLPAFYCDAIDGTIPGPNVGSCGTAAFTRKRVVVEDISSDPLWDGGREVALRASLRACWSEPIIASTGEVLGTFAMYYKSPRAPTQNELDFVSSCANLAALAIGRVRYQHEVERERALLKTIVNGVPDALLSSSLERKITHFSRSASKMFGYEPHEVLGKDTAFLYANAEDHKRLARERFNTDVTQAAEDLEVIEIEWRKKSGDTFPGEIVGGTIRDEHGSPLGFIGMIRDITDRKLAEAKLAASQDKLVQAERLAAMGQMVSAIAHESRNALQRIQVSVEVLQYDIEPGSEARQDLDRISRAKADLERLHDELRNFAGPIQLIAANGNFAEVWRQAWTNLKVSRGERDAQLIEQVANVNLDCRCDAFRLEQVFRNLFENSLAACSDPVRITVTCQEIDIDGVPGLQISIRDNGPGLPPEMRPYVFEAFHTSKAKGTGLGMAIAKRFLLAHHGTIEIGSDSNDGAEFVIKMPRA from the coding sequence ATGAATCGTCCCGAAAATCTTCGTCAACATGATCTGCTCGAAACAGATCTACGTGGTCAAACGCTCGTGCTGAAGCGACTGGCCGAAGGAGCCTCGCTAGACGAAGTGTTGCATACGTTGATTGACGTCGCTGAAGAATCTCGACCCGAGATGATTGCTTCGGTGCTTTTGGTCGATATGGAATCGGGGCGTCTTCGTAGCGGGGCTTCTCGCCGACTACCTGCTTTCTATTGCGACGCGATCGATGGGACGATTCCGGGGCCAAACGTTGGTTCTTGCGGGACTGCCGCGTTCACGCGCAAACGGGTCGTGGTGGAAGATATCAGTTCGGACCCACTTTGGGACGGCGGTCGTGAAGTCGCATTGAGAGCGTCACTTCGTGCTTGTTGGTCGGAGCCGATCATTGCTTCGACCGGCGAAGTGTTGGGGACCTTCGCAATGTATTACAAGAGTCCTCGAGCACCAACGCAGAACGAGTTGGACTTCGTATCGAGTTGTGCAAACCTCGCAGCGTTGGCGATTGGACGCGTGCGGTATCAGCATGAGGTCGAACGCGAGCGTGCGTTGCTAAAGACGATTGTCAACGGAGTCCCCGATGCCCTTTTATCGAGTAGTCTCGAACGCAAGATCACACACTTTAGCCGTAGCGCGTCGAAGATGTTCGGATACGAGCCCCATGAGGTATTAGGAAAAGATACCGCGTTCCTTTACGCAAATGCCGAGGATCATAAGCGACTTGCCAGAGAGCGATTCAATACCGACGTCACGCAAGCGGCCGAGGATCTTGAGGTGATTGAAATTGAGTGGCGTAAGAAGTCGGGAGATACTTTTCCTGGTGAAATTGTTGGCGGCACGATCCGAGACGAGCACGGTTCGCCACTGGGCTTCATTGGCATGATTCGCGATATCACTGACCGCAAACTTGCAGAGGCCAAACTTGCGGCCAGTCAGGACAAGCTTGTGCAGGCCGAACGACTTGCCGCGATGGGGCAAATGGTTTCGGCTATCGCTCATGAAAGCCGAAACGCGCTGCAGCGAATTCAAGTCAGCGTCGAAGTCCTTCAGTACGACATTGAACCGGGAAGTGAAGCTAGGCAGGACCTCGACCGGATCAGTCGCGCGAAGGCAGACCTGGAACGACTACACGACGAGCTTCGTAATTTCGCTGGCCCCATTCAATTGATCGCGGCAAACGGCAACTTTGCTGAAGTGTGGCGACAGGCCTGGACGAATCTGAAAGTCTCGCGAGGTGAACGCGATGCTCAACTCATTGAACAAGTCGCGAACGTGAACTTAGATTGTCGCTGCGACGCGTTCCGTCTCGAGCAAGTGTTTCGAAACCTCTTCGAAAATTCTCTTGCCGCGTGTAGTGATCCGGTCCGTATCACAGTGACCTGCCAGGAAATCGATATCGACGGGGTGCCCGGTTTGCAAATTTCAATTCGCGACAATGGTCCGGGCCTGCCGCCGGAAATGCGTCCCTACGTTTTCGAGGCGTTTCATACGAGTAAGGCCAAGGGAACCGGTTTGGGCATGGCAATTGCGAAGAGGTTCCTGTTAGCTCACCATGGCACGATTGAAATTGGAAGCGATTCTAATGATGGTGCTGAATTCGTAATCAAAATGCCGCGAGCGTAA